One genomic segment of Vibrio nitrifigilis includes these proteins:
- a CDS encoding DUF4123 domain-containing protein: MSLFSSVKAPQGQQWMVVDKIRVPDIEELAYRYLPDLELTQLFLGTPYEHLNEIGPVAFKYTAVKEFEMLLSKENDIRTSSVLFSVAEEKDQEMLIQHLQALHYVIVDDSPMFFRFYSVPTWDGLTIDQLTENDINTVLGPFDSLSWIGEGLIVNTIKRKLNNKNKEMKFPYKLTSEIFKMLV, encoded by the coding sequence ATGAGCCTATTCAGTAGTGTGAAAGCCCCACAAGGTCAGCAGTGGATGGTCGTTGATAAAATTCGAGTCCCAGATATTGAAGAATTGGCTTACCGATATTTACCGGACTTAGAATTAACGCAATTATTTCTTGGCACACCTTATGAACATCTAAATGAAATAGGCCCTGTTGCATTTAAGTACACCGCAGTGAAAGAGTTTGAAATGTTGTTGAGTAAGGAAAATGACATTAGAACCAGCAGCGTATTATTTTCTGTGGCAGAAGAAAAAGATCAAGAAATGCTCATCCAGCATTTACAGGCATTACATTATGTAATTGTAGATGACAGCCCTATGTTTTTTCGATTCTATTCAGTTCCTACTTGGGATGGTTTAACTATAGATCAACTAACTGAAAATGATATCAATACTGTATTAGGACCATTTGATTCATTAAGTTGGATCGGGGAAGGTTTAATCGTTAATACAATAAAAAGAAAACTAAATAATAAAAATAAAGAAATGAAATTTCCGTATAAGTTAACGTCAGAAATATTTAAAATGTTGGTATAA
- a CDS encoding Hcp family type VI secretion system effector: MPTPCYISIEGQTQGLITAGACTADSIGDSYVEGHEDEMLVQEFDHNVTVPTDPQSGQPAGQRVHKAFKFTVSLNKAVPLLYNALASGEKMSTVELKWYRTSIEGKQENFFTTKLENASIVDIRCEMPHCQDPTKSDFTQNLTVSLTYRKITWDHVNAGTSGSDDWRTPVEA; encoded by the coding sequence ATGCCAACTCCATGTTATATCTCTATCGAAGGTCAAACTCAGGGTCTTATCACTGCTGGCGCATGCACAGCAGATTCAATCGGTGATTCTTATGTAGAAGGTCATGAAGACGAAATGCTGGTTCAAGAGTTCGATCACAACGTGACTGTTCCAACGGATCCTCAATCAGGTCAACCTGCAGGCCAGCGTGTTCATAAAGCATTTAAGTTTACTGTATCGCTAAACAAAGCGGTTCCACTGCTATACAACGCATTGGCATCTGGCGAAAAAATGTCGACAGTTGAACTGAAATGGTACCGTACTTCTATCGAAGGTAAACAAGAGAACTTCTTTACCACTAAGCTAGAAAACGCATCCATCGTAGATATTCGTTGTGAAATGCCACACTGCCAAGATCCGACTAAATCGGACTTTACCCAAAATCTCACTGTTTCATTGACTTACCGTAAGATCACTTGGGACCACGTTAATGCGGGTACTTCGGGTTCAGATGACTGGCGCACACCTGTCGAAGCGTAA
- a CDS encoding type VI secretion system Vgr family protein: MARLGYSIKIDGVEDDTLVVRRFEGHESLSDSLFKGQPCYGFKYFIELATRQTDLTPDQVVDKMAELTLYRDDEVVQRVNGVVRNFTQGDIGHNYTFYSLTLVPALERLSLRQNSRLFQLKTVPEIISILLQEMGVTDYAFNVQRECAQREFCVQYRETDLELIHRLAAEEGLVYSFVHEEGKHTLLFTDGTSSLPSITNAIPYNALSGGTNDTPYVSHFNAHTQSDVSRTALQDYSFKKPSYQFAQSAEGANMDYQLTDNYEHFDAPGRFKDDTSGKAFNSIRLEFLRRNAKTFTGKGNQPLMRAGYQFTLEEHLNDEMNSSYLLVAVSHQGEQPQALEEESGSGATTYSNQFKAIPSTVNWQATPQTKPQVDGPMIARVVGPEGEEIFCDKYGRVKVHFPWDRYSNADEQSSCWVRVSQGWAGPQYGTMAIPRIGHEVIVSFLNGDPDQPIITGRTYHATNTQPYVLPDNKTKTVLRTETHQGEGYNELSFEDQADSEKIFVHAQKDYEALVENDHTQVIHNDKHLTVDRHSYTQVKNNQHLTVKGESRNNITKDKTIDVTGSLHQKVTDKTIIDSGSEVHLKAGNKIVLDAGDELTISASGSFIKLDASGVTVVGSAINLNSGGSAGAGSGYGGLVAALPTSLEDVEALAEVAAQSVAASLTPADPALYALANPALISVEALEQIAMDNTPLAKMCQRQADGTCLRTDCTCIEGEDA, from the coding sequence ATGGCAAGGCTAGGTTATTCAATAAAAATAGACGGAGTGGAAGACGATACGTTAGTCGTTCGACGCTTTGAAGGGCACGAATCCCTGTCAGACAGTTTGTTCAAAGGTCAACCCTGTTACGGCTTTAAATATTTTATCGAATTAGCAACTCGGCAAACGGATCTCACCCCCGATCAAGTTGTTGATAAAATGGCAGAACTGACTCTATATCGTGATGATGAAGTCGTACAACGCGTCAATGGCGTGGTTCGCAACTTTACTCAGGGCGATATTGGACACAACTACACATTTTATTCATTAACATTAGTGCCTGCGCTTGAGCGTTTGTCACTGCGTCAAAACAGCCGCCTGTTTCAACTCAAAACAGTGCCTGAAATCATTTCTATTCTGCTGCAAGAAATGGGAGTGACTGATTACGCATTTAACGTACAGCGTGAGTGTGCGCAGCGTGAGTTTTGTGTTCAGTATCGTGAAACAGATCTTGAATTAATCCACCGACTCGCAGCTGAAGAAGGCTTGGTGTATAGCTTTGTACATGAAGAGGGCAAACATACGTTGCTCTTCACTGATGGAACATCAAGCTTACCATCCATCACCAATGCCATTCCTTACAATGCGTTATCTGGCGGTACCAACGATACGCCTTATGTATCGCACTTTAACGCGCATACACAAAGTGATGTCAGCCGTACAGCGCTACAAGACTATAGTTTCAAAAAACCTAGCTATCAGTTCGCTCAAAGTGCTGAAGGTGCCAATATGGATTATCAGCTCACTGATAATTACGAACATTTTGATGCTCCTGGGCGCTTTAAAGATGATACATCAGGCAAAGCATTTAATAGTATTCGCCTAGAATTCCTGCGTCGTAATGCAAAAACGTTTACCGGTAAAGGCAACCAACCATTAATGAGGGCGGGTTACCAATTTACGCTGGAAGAACATCTTAATGATGAGATGAATAGTTCGTATTTGCTGGTGGCTGTTAGTCATCAAGGTGAGCAGCCTCAAGCACTTGAAGAAGAGTCTGGCAGTGGCGCGACGACTTACTCTAACCAATTTAAAGCAATCCCTTCAACCGTAAACTGGCAAGCAACACCACAGACGAAACCACAAGTTGATGGTCCTATGATTGCGCGTGTTGTTGGTCCTGAAGGTGAAGAAATTTTTTGTGATAAATATGGTCGCGTGAAAGTTCATTTCCCTTGGGATCGTTATTCTAATGCCGATGAACAAAGCTCGTGTTGGGTTAGGGTTTCTCAAGGCTGGGCAGGCCCTCAATACGGCACAATGGCGATTCCTCGCATCGGCCATGAAGTCATCGTGTCATTTTTAAATGGTGACCCTGATCAGCCAATTATTACTGGCCGTACCTATCATGCGACCAATACCCAACCCTATGTTTTGCCGGATAACAAAACTAAAACCGTGTTGCGTACCGAGACCCACCAAGGGGAAGGCTATAACGAATTAAGCTTTGAAGACCAAGCTGATAGCGAAAAGATTTTTGTTCATGCGCAAAAAGACTATGAAGCTTTGGTTGAAAATGATCACACCCAAGTGATTCATAACGATAAACATCTTACCGTTGACCGTCACAGTTACACCCAAGTCAAAAATAACCAACACCTGACGGTGAAAGGTGAAAGCCGTAATAACATTACCAAAGATAAAACCATTGATGTGACAGGCTCGCTCCATCAAAAGGTGACAGATAAAACCATTATCGACTCAGGTAGTGAAGTGCATCTAAAAGCTGGTAACAAGATTGTACTAGATGCTGGTGATGAACTTACCATCAGCGCATCAGGAAGTTTTATTAAATTAGACGCATCAGGCGTCACTGTCGTGGGGTCAGCCATTAATCTGAACTCCGGCGGTAGCGCGGGCGCAGGTTCAGGCTACGGCGGCTTAGTGGCTGCATTACCAACCTCCTTAGAAGATGTAGAGGCATTGGCTGAAGTGGCTGCACAGAGTGTCGCAGCATCGTTGACTCCTGCCGATCCAGCTCTTTATGCGTTGGCTAATCCTGCGCTAATTAGTGTTGAAGCGTTAGAACAAATTGCTATGGATAACACACCGTTGGCCAAAATGTGTCAAAGACAAGCTGATGGCACATGCTTAAGAACTGATTGTACTTGTATTGAAGGGGAGGATGCATGA